Proteins encoded in a region of the Oscillatoria salina IIICB1 genome:
- a CDS encoding hybrid sensor histidine kinase/response regulator yields the protein MTKILLIEDEEAIRENILDLLDAEDFETFAAPNGNIGISLATEKLPDLIICDVMMPEVDGHDVLKTLRSNPRTATIPFIFLTARADKVDLRQGMELGADDYLTKPCTPDELMRAIAIRLEKKALLHQETQQKLDELRSSISYSIPHELRTPLNGILGFTELILLAGEDMEKSEILEMVEHINTSGKRLYRLIVNFLLYAELELARTKPERIAQLQNQKTFSVKDLITDKLLQQAQEAAREADLQLNLSDAQLAISGNYLQKLVEELVDNAWKFSPPGKAVLVSSKVENDSFILEVKDKGRGMKPEEIDKIGSYMQFDRKLYEQQGTGLGLAIAQRLADLHRGKLILESIPQQGTTVRVMLPLA from the coding sequence ATGACTAAAATTTTACTTATTGAAGACGAAGAAGCAATTAGAGAAAATATCTTAGACTTACTAGACGCAGAGGATTTTGAAACTTTTGCTGCTCCCAATGGCAACATAGGAATTAGTCTGGCAACAGAAAAATTACCAGATTTAATTATCTGCGACGTAATGATGCCAGAAGTCGATGGTCATGACGTACTAAAAACGCTACGATCTAATCCTAGAACAGCAACAATTCCGTTTATTTTCCTCACAGCTAGAGCAGATAAAGTAGATCTGCGGCAAGGAATGGAACTCGGTGCTGACGATTATCTTACCAAACCTTGTACCCCAGACGAATTAATGCGCGCGATCGCCATTCGCTTAGAAAAAAAAGCTCTTCTTCATCAAGAGACTCAGCAAAAATTGGATGAGTTACGCAGTAGTATTTCTTACTCGATTCCTCACGAATTGCGGACGCCACTAAATGGCATTCTTGGTTTTACGGAACTGATTTTGCTTGCAGGTGAAGACATGGAAAAATCAGAAATTCTGGAAATGGTCGAGCATATCAATACTTCTGGGAAGCGTTTATATCGACTGATTGTTAATTTCTTACTTTATGCAGAGTTAGAACTAGCTCGAACTAAACCAGAACGAATTGCCCAGCTACAAAATCAAAAGACTTTTTCGGTTAAAGATTTAATCACCGACAAACTGCTTCAACAAGCACAAGAAGCAGCAAGAGAAGCAGATTTGCAGTTAAATTTGTCAGATGCTCAATTAGCTATTTCCGGCAATTACCTGCAAAAATTAGTCGAAGAATTAGTCGATAATGCCTGGAAATTTTCTCCTCCGGGGAAAGCAGTCTTAGTCAGCAGCAAAGTTGAGAATGATAGTTTTATCCTGGAAGTGAAAGACAAAGGAAGAGGGATGAAACCCGAAGAAATTGACAAAATTGGCAGTTATATGCAATTCGATCGTAAACTTTACGAACAACAGGGAACGGGTTTAGGATTGGCGATCGCGCAACGTTTAGCAGATTTACATCGAGGTAAATTAATCCTGGAAAGTATACCCCAACAAGGAACTACTGTCCGAGTTATGCTTCCTCTAGCTTAG